A single Chengkuizengella sediminis DNA region contains:
- the folB gene encoding dihydroneopterin aldolase: MEKMEFYGYHGVFPEERKLGQKFYIDTTLFFDLQSAGKSDDLNQTINYAEVYDVIKGIVEGHSYQLIEALAENIASIVLKTYTKINEIIVKVTKPNPPFDIHFSGVAVEIHRKSV, encoded by the coding sequence ATGGAAAAAATGGAGTTTTACGGTTACCATGGTGTTTTTCCTGAGGAGAGAAAATTAGGTCAGAAATTTTACATAGACACTACCCTTTTTTTTGATTTACAATCAGCAGGGAAGAGTGATGATTTAAATCAGACTATCAATTATGCCGAAGTATACGATGTGATTAAAGGAATTGTGGAGGGACATTCATATCAACTAATTGAAGCTTTGGCAGAAAATATTGCATCAATAGTGTTGAAAACTTATACTAAGATCAATGAAATTATAGTCAAAGTGACAAAACCTAATCCACCTTTTGATATTCACTTTTCAGGTGTCGCTGTTGAA